A region of Rhinoraja longicauda isolate Sanriku21f chromosome 31, sRhiLon1.1, whole genome shotgun sequence DNA encodes the following proteins:
- the LOC144608440 gene encoding ciliary microtubule inner protein 2A-like isoform X1, whose translation MTTKKHHLFTPEPHYIPGYGGYSQTFPFRFGKTYGRTTHDILKDPKKSRADQSILGPTTQPPEQCFPEDEEYCMPDVSDQIHPQKLVPGYTGYIPQKLFKYGGSYYKETLESGLDLRRRQMEYIQKMKEPEFITYVDGRRKLVSVNENRPLKPVAANVDPITWTHLYKDKHLFTTQPSELQRRGIAGYTGFIPRIANEFAHPYQERVKSAMDKFQRKQYFVRNKLRGYREDDPQPNSKIYINKPLVPNYGGHLPGAKFDIESTFGKNSRIASKQIHCL comes from the exons ATGACTACGAAGAAACACCATCTTTTCACTCCAGAACCACATTATATACCTGG ATATGGAGGATACTCCCAGACATTCCCATTCCGGTTTGGCAAGACCTATGGAAGGACTACTCATGATATCCTGAAGGATCCCAAAAAATCAAGAGCCGACCAATCGATCCTGGGGCCAACGACACAACCTCCAGAACAGTGTTTTCCAGAAGATGAGGAATACTGTATGCCTGATGTGTCTGACCAGATCCACCCACAGAAACTTGTTCCCGGTTATACTG GCTACATCCCTCAAAAGTTATTCAAATATGGTGGGAGCTACTACAAGGAGACCCTGGAGTCAGGACTGGACTTGCGAAGACGCCAGATGGAATACATACAGAAAATGAAAGAGCCCGAGTTCATCACCTATGTGGATGGGAGAAGAAAG CTGGTATCCGTCAATGAGAACAGGCCACTGAAACCTGTAGCTGCAAATGTGGATCCGATAACCTGGACTCATCTGTACAAGGACAAACACCTTTTTACCACCCAACCTTCTGAACTGCAGAGAAGAGGTATTGCAG GTTACACTGGATTTATTCCACGTATTGCCAACGAATTTGCACATCCTTACCAAGAACGGGTGAAGAGTGCCATGGACAAGTTTCAGCGCAAACAG tactttgtgaggaACAAGCTAAGAGGTTACCGTGAAGACGATCCTCAACCTAATAGTAAAATTTACATTAACAAACCGCTGGTTCCCAACTATGGAGGTCATCTGCCAG GAGCTAAGTTTGATATTGAATCAACATTCGGAAAGAATTCTAGGATTGCTTCTAAACAAATCCATTGTCTCTGA
- the LOC144608440 gene encoding ciliary microtubule inner protein 2A-like isoform X2, translated as MTTKKHHLFTPEPHYIPGYGGYSQTFPFRFGKTYGRTTHDILKDPKKSRADQSILGPTTQPPEQCFPEDEEYCMPDVSDQIHPQKLVPGYTGYIPQKLFKYGGSYYKETLESGLDLRRRQMEYIQKMKEPEFITYVDGRRKLVSVNENRPLKPVAANVDPITWTHLYKDKHLFTTQPSELQRRGIAGYTGFIPRIANEFAHPYQERVKSAMDKFQRKQYFVRNKLRGYREDDPQPNSKIYINKPLVPNYGGHLPGLQILGIYEFSEPRA; from the exons ATGACTACGAAGAAACACCATCTTTTCACTCCAGAACCACATTATATACCTGG ATATGGAGGATACTCCCAGACATTCCCATTCCGGTTTGGCAAGACCTATGGAAGGACTACTCATGATATCCTGAAGGATCCCAAAAAATCAAGAGCCGACCAATCGATCCTGGGGCCAACGACACAACCTCCAGAACAGTGTTTTCCAGAAGATGAGGAATACTGTATGCCTGATGTGTCTGACCAGATCCACCCACAGAAACTTGTTCCCGGTTATACTG GCTACATCCCTCAAAAGTTATTCAAATATGGTGGGAGCTACTACAAGGAGACCCTGGAGTCAGGACTGGACTTGCGAAGACGCCAGATGGAATACATACAGAAAATGAAAGAGCCCGAGTTCATCACCTATGTGGATGGGAGAAGAAAG CTGGTATCCGTCAATGAGAACAGGCCACTGAAACCTGTAGCTGCAAATGTGGATCCGATAACCTGGACTCATCTGTACAAGGACAAACACCTTTTTACCACCCAACCTTCTGAACTGCAGAGAAGAGGTATTGCAG GTTACACTGGATTTATTCCACGTATTGCCAACGAATTTGCACATCCTTACCAAGAACGGGTGAAGAGTGCCATGGACAAGTTTCAGCGCAAACAG tactttgtgaggaACAAGCTAAGAGGTTACCGTGAAGACGATCCTCAACCTAATAGTAAAATTTACATTAACAAACCGCTGGTTCCCAACTATGGAGGTCATCTGCCAG